The Eleginops maclovinus isolate JMC-PN-2008 ecotype Puerto Natales chromosome 10, JC_Emac_rtc_rv5, whole genome shotgun sequence nucleotide sequence GCAGCAGGAGTGATCTCTCAGAATCAGGTAAACAACAGCTGCAATAATTCCTTAGAATCTATCAAAGATGAATTATCcctattcccttttttttttgtcatgttcCCTCTTCTAACCCTATTGTTGTTTGCCAACAGGGTCAGATGTATGCAGTGACCTGTCTCCTTGCAAAGAAGACCTGTTTTACGATCCAATGGAGGAGACCATCCTAAAAGAAGTAGTGGACCTTATTGCAGGAAGCCTGAGAGAAGCCAAAGATTCAGACTGCGCCTTGAGATGCTCCAAACTGCTGATCCCTGAGAAACTTCTGGAGCACATCGGACAAGAGCTCCTTCACCTGGCAGCTAGTGAGCCCTGCGGCTTAAGGGGGGCTCTCATCGACCTTTGTGTGGAGCAAGGCGCTGTGTGCGAGAGTATGGCTCAGCTATCTGTGGACCCTTACCTTGTCCCCACCTTTCAGCTGACTCTGGTGTTGAGGCTTGAGTCAGGTGGGCTGTGGCCTAAGATCCAAGGACTTTTTAGCACAAAGTCTCCTTCCACTCCAGTAGTGAGACAAGCTGTTAAACTTAGCACTGGTTTCCGGGtgataaagaaaaaactgtATTGTTCTGAAGAGCTGCTCATTGAGGAATGTTAAGAAATGTAAGGGACTGTcgatgttttattctttttaaaacgCCCAGTTAAGCTTACAGAAGGGCCTTATTATTATAACTACATGTATAAGATGCCTTCAAAAGTGTAAAAGGATGGACATTGACAAGATGTAGCCTATTGTTCTACTGTAAGGAAGTTTATGGTACCTGAAGCaggttttgcttttaaaatgaagatGTTTAACCATCATTTTGCGAGTATAAAAGCGCGTACCTCAGTTTCTATTGAAACGTACAACGGCAGCTAGCTATGTTTAAAGTCATTGAagaccattgtgtttttttcctttttatacatGCTAATTAATTGTGATGTACACCAAGTGATGAATTGTATGCCAGGCAAATCATTAGGAACCCTAGTGACTGCTTGAATTCCAGAGTAAAGGCTTACCAGCACTTGCATTGCGCAGTTGATGTGCAAGCTGCAGCTAAAATCTCAAATGTAACTTGATCTTGTATTTGTGTGGACCTGTCCTgctttcaactttatttatttgacattcaAATACTCATAACATTGCACTGTTTTTGTACTTTGACGACtgcaaataaattattttttttaacaattctCTTTTCTTGTTGTCTTACTTCATGAAAC carries:
- the ddit4 gene encoding DNA damage-inducible transcript 4 protein gives rise to the protein MPALSAPTDIGSSPPSPVDGSPRRLSWGKLVQRLADFSTSANNSSIESGSNNGSRSDLSESGSDVCSDLSPCKEDLFYDPMEETILKEVVDLIAGSLREAKDSDCALRCSKLLIPEKLLEHIGQELLHLAASEPCGLRGALIDLCVEQGAVCESMAQLSVDPYLVPTFQLTLVLRLESGGLWPKIQGLFSTKSPSTPVVRQAVKLSTGFRVIKKKLYCSEELLIEEC